The following proteins come from a genomic window of Pleuronectes platessa chromosome 2, fPlePla1.1, whole genome shotgun sequence:
- the LOC128457518 gene encoding NACHT, LRR and PYD domains-containing protein 12-like: protein MVSHNLMLFRSSSSRVSPSPRERKRSAVSTSCEHLFCRQCINSYWDQSGSSGDSSCPQCGQRPRTGAGADRGLQEVSDEHKLSVRRRCEHVTEGSDATGSRTLLNRIYTELYITEGQSEEVNTQHEVWQLETPSKKKILQDTPIKVHDIFKASTDQQSSIRVVLTNGVAGVGKTFSVQKFTLDWAEGLENQDVGLLAVLSFRELNLVKDQQHSLLTLLCVFHPALQKLTAETLAVCKPLFIFDGLDESRPSLDFNHRELVSEVTQRSSVNVLLTNLIRGNLLPSALVWITSRPAAANQIPRRYVDRVTEVRGFTEAQKEEYFRRRFSDEELCSRIISHIKTSRSLHIMCQIPVFCWISATVLEHMLTTDQRGELPKTLTDLYSHFLMVQTKMKNIKYGEGHETTPQQLTEADRDVLLKLGRLAFKHLEEGNIMFYQEDLERCGLNVPEASVYSGVCTEIFRREGGISQNSVYCFVHLSVQEFLAAVYMFHCYTHTEELNNFLGTYGGTDSTFSLDDLLKRTMYKSLSSTNGHLDLFVRFLHGLSLESNQRVLGDLLGRTENNPEIIQRVINNLKEMQSDDISPDRSINIFHCLTEMNDHSVHQQIQQRLKSKNRSKEELSVIHCSALAYMLQMSEEVLDELDLKKFNTSKQGRLRLIPAVRNCRKALLDGCGLSETHCEVVASALKSDPSHLRELDLSKNKLQDSGVKLLCSGLESPTCQLETLRSLNPS, encoded by the exons ATGGTTTCTCACAACCTCATGCTcttccgcagcagcagcagcagagtgagccCGTCTCCTCG ggagaggaagaggagtgcgGTATCCACCAGCTGTGAACACttgttctgcagacagtgcatcaactcatactgggaccagtctggctcatcaggagactcctcctgtccccagtgtggacaaagacccagaacaggagctggag cagatcgtggtctgcaggaggtttcagatgaacataagctcagtgtgaggaggagatgtgaacatgtgactgaaggaagtgatgcaacaggaagtagaaccctcctcaacaggatctacactgagctctacatcacagagggacagagtgaagaggttaatactcaacatgaggtgtggcagcttgAGACGccttccaagaagaagatcctccaggacactcccatcaaggtccacgacatctttaaagcctccactgaccagcagagcagcatcagagtcgtcctgaccaacggagtcgctggagttggaaaaaccttctcggtgcagaagttcactctggactgggcagagggtttagagaaccaggatgtgggtctgctggctgtgctttcgttcagggagctgaacctggtgaaggaccagcagcacagtcttctcacgctgctctgtgttttccatccagcgttacagaagctcactgcagagacgctcgctgtctgtaaacctttgttcatctttgacggcctggatgaaagcagaccttctctggacttcaaccacagggagcttgtgtctgaggtcacacagaggtcatcagtcaacgtgctgctgacaaacctcatccgggggaatctgcttccctcggctctcgtctggataacctccagacctgcggcggccaatcagatccctcgtAGAtatgttgacagggtcacagaagtacgaggcttcactgaggcccagaaggaggagtacttcaggaggaggttcagtgatgaagagctgtgcagcagaatcatctcacacatcaagacgtccaggagcctccacatcatgtgtcaaatcccagtcttctgctggatcagtgctacagttctggagcacatgttgaccacagaccagagaggagagctgcccaagaccctgactgacctgtactcacacttcctgatggttcagacaaagaTGAAGAACatcaagtacggtgagggacatgagacgactccacagcagctgacggaggctgacagggacgttctcctgaagctggggaggctggcatttaaacatctggaggaaggaaacatcatgttctaccaagaagacctggagcggtgcgGTCTTAATGTcccagaggcctcggtgtactcaggagtttgtactgagatcttcagaagagagggTGGGATCTCCCAGAattcagtctactgctttgttcatctgagcgttcaggagtttctagctgcagtctacatgttccattgttacacacacacagaagaactcaacaacttcttgggaacatatggtggcacagacagtaccttctctctggatgacctcctgaagagaaccatgtaTAAATCCCTctccagtacaaatggtcatctggacctgtttgttcgcttccttcacggcctcagtctggagtccaaccagagagtcttaggagacctgctgggtcggacagagaacaatccagagatcatccagagagtcatcaacaacctgaaggagatgcagagtgatgacatttctcctgacagaagcatcaacatcttccactgtctgactgagatgaacgaccactcagttcatcagcagattcAACAGCGCCTGAAGTCAAAGAACAGATCAAAGGAGGAACTCTCTGTCATCCattgctcagctctggcctacatgctgcagatgtcagaggaggttctggatgagttggacctgaagaagttcaacacatcaaagcagggtcgactgagactgatcccagctgtgaggaactgcaggaaggctct actcgatggttgtggactctcagagactcactgtgaagtcgtggcctcagctctgaagtcagacccctcacatctgagagaactggatctgagcaaaaacaagctgcaggattcaggagtgaagctgctgtgttctggactggagagtccaacctgtcaactggagactctgaggtccttaaatccttcttga